The region GTGCTGGATTAACTGTAAAATTCAATAAGTATATGAGATTTACGGCATCGGAAAAACAAGAGTTAATCAATATTGTAGTTGGCTCACAATTTGGTGTCAACAAAACTCTACGAGAGATTGGGCTTAATAAAGTACTTTTTCTATAACTGGTATAAGGCTTTATTCAGATCATGGGGTGGATGGTTTAGCTCCAAGTAAAACGCACTACTAGAAGGCATTGGAACAGCATACCACAAGAGCAAAAAAAATCTTGTGGTCATATTTGCGCGTTGAGTTTCCTCATTTATCATCCAGGAACTTGCTTTTAAACTTACTGACGAACAACAAATATTTATGTCAGAATCAAGCGTTTATAGAATTCTAAAAGAAAGAGGGATTGATCACGGCTCCTGCACATATTTTTATCACAGCAGCAGATGAATTTAGTAAAAGACAGCTTTCGTAAATCAGATGTGGCAAACAGACTTTACTTACTTCAAAATCTTAGGCTGGGGTTGAGCATTACTTGAGTACCGTTTTAGATGATTAGCAGATATATTGTCCACTGGGAACTCTGCAAAGGCATGAAAGTGGAAGACGTGAAAAGAACCGTTGATAGAGCTATTATAAAAGCTTAAAATTGTCACCAAACAACGACCTAAATTATTGTCCGATAATGGCTCTTGCTATATAACTTGATTTAAAAGATTATTTGAAAAATAGCTATGATATGGACCAGATACATGGAAGACCATTCCATCCTCAAACGCAAGGTAAAATTGAACGCTATCATAGGACAATGAAAAACGTTGTAAAACTTGATAATTATTATTGTCCAGAGTGAATTGGAAAGAGCTTTAGAAAAATTTGTAGAAACTTATAACAATGAAAGATATCATGAATCATTAGAAAATTTAACTCCTGCAGATGTGTATTTTGGCCGTGGAGACCTATTTTAAAAGAAAGGCAAAGAATTAAACTACAATGTATTAGAGATGGAAAATTGAGTATGAAAATTATTTCTAATGATATTAATAACTATAAACAAAAAGAATTAGCTTTGATTTAAATTGAAACACTACTTAGTGAAATGTTCAAATTACTTTGACGACATACACTCCAAGTATATTCCCAATTCAATATCATTACCAACATAAGAAATGTCATCATATAAGATAGCTTGATCCTCACTATAGATTTTTGAATCGGGTAAATCTTCAAAATCGGATTGATTACATGAAATAACAAATAGAGTAAGTGTAATTAAATAGAATTTCAAAAAAGACTCTTTCATACTCATTTATTTTAAAGGTTTATTAATTAAATAATGCTTTCCACAGATTTCAATTGAAATAACCCAATTCAATCAATATTCATTTAAAAAATATAGTTAAATATTTGTTAAATATTTTAATTTTTAGTATTCTTCATGAATTTTAAGGAGATATTTAATTTTCTTCGATTATTAAATCCAATGCACTTTTGCGACATCAACTAGTGCACAAAGTGAATAGACTAGTGCACAATAGTGCATATAACAAAAGAAACTATTCAAAAGAAAATATAACAAAAGGGAAGCAGTTTGCCAAAACGGCAAAATACTACTGAACTATTAGAGAAATAATTGAGAAATCGAAGTATCAACCACTTTTAGGATTTTAAACAATAGACATTCGATATGGAATTGATATAATCTATGCAACGAATATCAAGTAAAATTCTATAAAAAACTGATCGGTGATAAGCTATTATCTCTTTCTAGATTATTTCAATAATTTTAAATGGAATACGTGAATTTATTGACGGTGCCTTGGCACCGTTGGTTTGCAATCTGCGATGCCCTTCAATTTTCGCTGATTGTGGGCTACTACAGGTGAGAAGGTACCTATTATATCAATTTAATTATCATCAATATGAAATCACCAAAAAGGACTGCTTAAAATCTATTAGTATTTTCACTAAACATAGAACGTGGGCGAAAAATTTTGCCAAATTGGCAAATAATGCTGTCTACGAATGGTCGATAATTAAAACATACTTAGGGCATCAGGATTATTATTCCTGGTGCCCATTTTTTATTTATGTCAAACATCCCAAATTATTTAAAAGTATATCGCAAGCGATCACCTTTACAACAAGGGGACATGCTTTCTATTTCCGGATTATTAGATGTCTCAAGTATTTCCAGATATGAAAAAGGTCAAAGAGAACCAACTAAAGAGATTTTACTTGTTTACCATCACATTTTTAATACTCCTATAGAAGACTTTTTTATACTAGAATCTCAAGTTATGATACCCTGATTAATCGAGCGGATGAAAGAACGAATCAAGGAATTAGAAAAAGAAGATCAAATAACATTAAAGAACACCTCTAAAATTAAATTCCTTGAAAAAAACTATTATTAGATTAAGAACTATAAAAACTTTATGAAAACATCAACTGAAAAAATGAAAATCATTTGTGCCATTTATCCAAATGCCAATGGTTTTGGATATGTTTATATGGAGAGTGCTAGAAAATTAATTGATTTTGGAATCGTCCAGATAAACCCAATAAGCAATCGAAAGGTATTGGAAAGAATTAAAAAATGTTTTGATTATTTCCGACCAACTCTTGTTATTGCCCTTGATCCGGATGGTAAATCCTCCAGAGTAGGTAGACGAACGCGAAAGCTAATCAATAAAATTATTAAATATGCCGAATCGGGAAAAGCTTCCTGTTGACCAATTCACCCGTGATCAAATCCGGGATGTATTTGAGAGTTTTGGAAAAACTACGAAATATAAGATTGCCAAATTCCTTCTTACGGAATTTACAGAGCTTGAACCTAAGCGACCGCGAGAAAGAAAGCTGTGGATGAGTGAGGATAGAAATATGGCAATTTTGATGCGTTGTCTCTAGAGTAACTTGGTTTTTATCTAAATGATTAATTTAATTTATCTCAAGTGGAAATTGATAAATAAAATCCTAAAAACATTATATTTGCTAAATATATAAATTATATGGATGCTAAAGAATTGAAACATGATATATATTTCGCTTGGGAGCCAATAAATGACCCAAACAATGGTTCATATCACATTTATGATAGACCTATTTCTACTGATGAAATTCGTGTCATACCTAACGATGATTATCTTTGTGGATTAAAAGTATCTGATTTCAAAAGAGCTTCAAAATTTCACCAATATCGAGCGACAAACAGGAGTGAATTCGGCATTGCATAATGCTCTTTGTCCTAAATGCAAATTAAAAATTAGATGCACAATTCCCGTTAATTTAGAAATGGCGATAAATTATTTTTCCTTTAAAGAATATATTTTATATGGATGATATTAAAAATATTAATGTTTCCTTTTCTGAAGCAATAAGAAACTCTGGAAATGAAAGAGATCTCGATTGAATTCGCTGAAAAACATATTGATTCAATAATGAAAGATGGCATTGTAAAGAATTACCTATAATAGGAACATTATTTGGCATCAACAATCTAGCTCTAACCATAAAGGACAAAATATTTCTCAAAAAATTATTTATTTTTTAAATGGGATCAATCATATTTCAGTTTCAAAGAGGCAGGAAATGATTGATTTAGTTAATAATTCATCAATTCAAAAGGTGAAAGTAGGAGAAAAATTAATTTATATTTTAGATAGATGCGAAGATCACATATCTGCAAAATATTTAGCACAACTATTTTGTGCATTTTTAGAGGCTAAAATTATCTTATCAAGACTTTCTTAGAGGTGCTCGAATTATTCAGAATATTTTGCTTCAGGATTTAGAAGATTTTCTTGATGGATCCGATTCTAAATTTGATTTTAAAGGAAGGGCTGAAGAAATTCCAAGCGAATATGACTTACCCCTAATTAATGTTGGAATTTGCGGTTTTGGATATAATGACCCAAGGCTTGATAAGAATTATTTTGGAGAAAAAGAAATTCAAGGTGGTGATGCAGTTATTTGGATAACAGATATTGGTAAAAGCTAAAAAAATACTATATAAGGAAAATTAAGAATTATAAATTATACTCTTAAAATTCTCCGTCTTCTCAAAAATCTCTTTAAATATTTCTCCTTTGGTACTGCCTAATTCAGTAAATTTAATTTTCTATAATCTATATATTTTTTTAGTAAAATAACTATTATTATTTTTTATTTTTAATAAAAATACACCAATATAAGGAATTTCAATTTCACCATTAGAAAAATTCCCAGAACTTACAATTTGTCCTTGTAAGTTAATTAAAATATATGTTGAATTTGATCCTATTCCATAAACTTTTATTTTTCCATTTGTAGGGTTAGGTTGAATTTCTATTTCATTAGATTCGAAGTTATTTTCATTGGTAATTAACCAGGTACTATCGCATGGATAATTTTGTAAATTATATTCAATACTATCTGATTTAAAACAGCGCAATTTGGTTACGATAGATTAGGATCAAAGACCAAATCCCAAATATAGTTTTATATCGTATTTTGATGCGCCTATATTTTTATAAACTGGAATTATTAAATCAGAGGCAAAGAACCATTATTTGAAACGCGTAATAATTGTGTTGGGATGGTATCTCCATTTATAACTGTATTATAAATAGAGTCCACTTTTACTTTAGCAATTTGGACACTATTTTTAGAGAAATCCCAATATTTAATATCATATTCAGATGTAGAGTTGAACTGATAATGCATTTCGTAGGAGTTTAACATATTATCCCAAAAAACATCCTTTCATTTTCTACATACATTGAATCTCCGCTACTCAAATAATATATTTTCCTCCGTTGGTGGTAGTTGTATTAAGTATTTTTTTAGTAATATATTGAACAGTGGAATGACCACCTCCAATAGAAAAATCAGTCTCAAAGATCCATTCAGAACCAATATTAAATTCTGGTGTTTTAACCTCAGTAGTAGGTCTGATCCTTATAATTGTATCACATATATACTCCGGAAGCATCCTGATGAGTTTACTTTAATAACCCATAATTGATTTGTTTGAAATTTAAGGATATCAATTGCCGAAATTTGGTGATTATTATAATAAACCTCACCACAAGCTACAATATCGCCATTAGATAATTCGATTGCTTTTTCAAGAATTGATGGACGGAATTGCCCATATATTTCTTTATCAATTAACTCTTGTGGCAATTTAAAAATCCTTATCCAATCCACAATTCCATCGCTCTTTATTCTACCTAAAAAACCATTATAAACTGAAGAAATATCTGCTCCAGGAATTTTGCTGTCTGAATTATCCCAAACGCGTCCAGTAACCAATATATCACCATTCTTACATTCCGTGATTCGGGCAATTCTATAGATTCTACCATCTATAAGTTGATTATTAGGTAGTTCTATACTCCATTCAAGTTCTAAATCTTTATTTAGTTTATTGATAGATCCTACTGTAAAAACTTGTTTAGTAGGGGTGTCTTTGTGAGCTAAAATAATAATTACCTGAGCTACTGGATAATAAGCTTAGATAATTCTTACCATCATCATCAAATTGAAAAAGAATCTATTACATTTCCTCCCAATCTATCTTCATTATCTTTATCATTGGTTCTATAGAAGAAACTCCGGCACCTGGATGTGAAGACATAATAAAAGATAAATGATTATCGCTTGTTAATTGAAGATCATTGCATTGATCGCAAAATTACCTAAATTGTAACTTCGAGTCCATAGTTTCTGCAGTGTACATGTATCTCTATTTGATAATTTCAGAGTTGGTATCTTTGGATTTAAATTGGAATAAATTACATCACAAGTAAATAAATTGTCATTTATAAAATATATTCCTCTATTTATAAATTTATCTTTTGAATTTATACTATCAATTCTAAAGTTTTCAGTTTTAAAATCACTGTTCAATTTGTAAAGCCAAATTGAATTTTCCTTAACAAATACTTGATTTGAGCTTACGTAAAAATTTTTATTACTACTTGATAATGCATTATAGTTATCCGAAACACTTAAGGAATCAAGAAATCTCTCCATAAGAAGATTACCACCTAAATCAAGTCTCAATAGTTTAGCACAAGGATAATAAGTATTTCCATTTTCGCAATACATTCCGGTATAAATAATGAAATTATTATCATGAACTAAAAATCACTAAACTCAGAACCAAATATTCTGCTATTTAAATTAAATAATTTTGAATAATATGATTGACTTAAGCTAGTTTGACTTTGCATATAAAATAGTAGCACAGTCAATAAGTAATTCAATGAATTATAAGAAGTTAAAAGATATCATTTCAATAAAAGTATTAATTCAGTATTGATAATCTTATTGTTTGAGAAAAGTTGAATAAAATAAACACCCGCTTTCCAATTTGAAGTATTTATTAAATATCTTCTTAACTCTGCTTTTGAATAAAATACTTCATTGTTCACAAAATCTTTAATAGAAAAGTTGACTGAAGATTCTCCATTAATTTCAACTATCAGTTCATTGCTAAAAAAAGG is a window of Candidatus Vicinibacter affinis DNA encoding:
- a CDS encoding helix-turn-helix transcriptional regulator, producing MSNIPNYLKVYRKRSPLQQGDMLSISGLLDVSSISRYEKGQREPTKEILLVYHHIFNTPIEDFFILESQVMIP
- a CDS encoding T9SS type A sorting domain-containing protein, which translates into the protein MTFGISPRANISGKTTPKLSYSPNPFFSNELIVEINGESSVNFSIKDFVNNEVFYSKAELRRYLINTSNWKAGVYFIQLFSNNKIINTELILLLK
- a CDS encoding T9SS type A sorting domain-containing protein encodes the protein MRCFKSDSIEYNLQNYPCDSTWLITNENNFESNEIEIQPNPTNGKIKVYGIGSNSTYILINLQGQIVSSGNFSNGEIEIPYIGVFLLKIKNNNSYFTKKIYRL